Proteins from a single region of Drosophila biarmipes strain raj3 chromosome 3R, RU_DBia_V1.1, whole genome shotgun sequence:
- the LOC108025329 gene encoding RNA helicase aquarius isoform X2 translates to MLKFYTRFEINDVTGSSLTDHDMTQLHYKKITSLQRAVFAKFPSLRVFALSNVATVDNRESLEQHFGGLDGKGLLQIATFLNLVPEEVAAPLDWHRVDEQFLRELLITRHERRCSQLEALNEMPLYPTEQIIWDENVVPSEYYSGDSCLALPKLNLQFLTLHDYLLRNFNLFRLESTYEIRQDIEDAVSRMLPWQSEDGDVVFGGWARMALPIASFAVVEVAKPHLGEKKPSRVRADVGVTLSVRREIKAEWENLRKHDVCFLITVKPTQPYGTKYNHREPFIPQVGLVSVRGCEVEGMLDANGRVIEDGPEPRPQLPGEQRCYRVWLDSNQYRQDMDDLQEGADDVYESFNILMRRKPKENNFKAVLETIRHLMNTECVVPPWLHDILLGYGDPGAAHYSNMSNQERSLEFNDTFLDYKHLEASFPNYTLKCEVPEEKRQPPYRLIFKDVPIHKDSDEEEGEEKVEQELSKTIEVQPYKYEARGPYPSDKPKQNSIRFTPTQVEAIRAGMQPGLTLVVGPPGTGKTDVAVQIISNIYHNHPSQRTLIVTHSNQALNQLFEKIMALDIDERHLLRLGHGEEALETEKDYSRYGRVNYVLAKRVDLLSQVQKLQESLGVSGDNAYTCETAGYFYLYNVMARWEKFQSQMRAHRDETDVEKLRAVFEKDFPFAKFFADAPQPLFKGANYEELMDVACSNFRYISDIFNELEEFRAFELLRTGLDRSKYLLVKEAKIIAMTCTHAALKRKELVNLGFRYDNILMEESAQILEIETFIPLLLQNPLDGLNRLKRWIMIGDHHQLPPVIKNMAFQKYSNMEQSLFTRLVRLGVPTVDLDGQGRARASICSLYKWRYKKLEDLQHIFERDEYKKANPGFAHDYQLINVEDFKGVGESEPNPYFYQNLAEAEYIVAVYTYMRLLGYPAAKISILTTYNGQKHLIRDVINARCGNNPLIGWPHKITTVDKYQGQQNDYILISLVRTKVVGHLRDVRRLVVAMSRARLGLYVFGRVSLFKNCLELQQTFKLLTQRPLKLSLVPDDKYPTERLASADVATESIKVVENMSEMAQFVYERYMAKMEELKGTLPTEEELLAMRSQLPQEDDDVVPEEASEEPPEKRAAKEVPVSKKKTTEAFKPTPILNEISVDEAEMDQREETVKETTEEPAQVPTPAEES, encoded by the exons ATGCTGAAGTTCTACACCCGCTTCGAGATCAACGACGTCACCGGCAGCTCACTCACGGATCACGACATGACCCAGCTGCACTACAAGAAGATCACCTCGCTGCAGCGGGCGGTGTTCGCCAAGTTTCCCAGCCTGCGGGTCTTTGCTCTGTCCAATGTGGCCACAGTGGACAATCGGGAGTCCCTGGAGCAGCACTTCGGTGGCTTGGATGGCAAGGGTCTTCTGCAGATTGCCACCTTCTTGAATCTGGTTCCCGAAGAGGTGGCTGCTCCCTTAGACTGGCACCGTGTGGACGAGCAGTTTCTGCGTGAGTTGCTGATCACACGCCACGAGCGACGCTGCTCGCAGCTGGAGGCACTTAACGAGATGCCCCTGTATCCCACCGAGCAGATCATCTGGGATGAGAACGTGGTGCCCTCGGAGTATTATTCCGGTGACAGCTGTCTGGCACTGCCCAAGCTTAATCTGCAGTTCCTGACACTCCACGACTATCTGCTGCGCAACTTTAACCTCTTTCGCTTGGAATCCACCTATGAGATCCGGCAGGACATTGAGGATGCCGTGAGTCGCATGTTGCCCTGGCAGTCCGAAGATGGCGATGTCGTCTTCGGCGGCTGGGCAAGAATGGCTCTACCCATAGCCAGCTTTGCGGTGGTCGAAGTGGCCAAACCGCATCTGGGTGAAAAGAAGCCCTCAAGGGTGCGTGCAGATGTGGGAGTAACTCTCTCCGTGCGGCGAGAGATCAAGGCAGAGTGGGAGAACCTGCGGAAACACGACGTCTGCTTCCTGATAACCGTGAAGCCAACGCAACCGTATGGCACCAAGTACAATCACCGGGAGCCATTTATTCCTCAGGTGGGTTTGGTCAGTGTCAGAGGCTGCGAGGTGGAGGGCATGCTGGATGCCAATGGCCGGGTCATAGAAGATGGACCTGAGCCAAGGCCTCAGCTGCCAGGTGAGCAGCGTTGCTATCGCGTCTGGCTGGACTCGAATCAGTACCGCCAGGATATGGACGACCTTCAGGAG GGCGCCGATGATGTCTACGAGAGTTTCAACATCCTGATGCGCCGCAAGCCCAAAGAGAACAACTTCAAGGCCGTGCTGGAGACCATACGTCACTTAATGAACACAGAATGCGTGGTTCCGCCTTGGCTGCACGACATCCTGCTGGGCTATGGTGACCCCGGGGCCGCCCACTATAGTAATATGTCCAATCAAGAGCGCAGTCTGGAGTTCAACGACACTTTCCTGGACTACAAACATCTGGAGGCCAGTTTTCCCAACTATACTTTGAAGTGTGAAGTGCCGGAGGAAAAGCGACAACCGCCCTATCGACTAATATTTAAGGATGTGCCTATCCACAAGGACAGCGATGAAGAGGAGGGTGAGGAGAAAGTTGAGCAGGAATTAAGCAAAACCATTGAAGTGCAGCCATACAAATATGAGGCCAGGGGTCCGTATCCCAGCGACAAACCCAAGCA AAACTCTATCCGTTTTACACCCACTCAAGTGGAAGCCATTCGTGCGGGAATGCAGCCGGGACTGACACTGGTGGTCGGTCCTCCTGGTACCGGTAAAACTGATGTGGCCGTGCAAATCATATCGAATATCTATCACAACCACCCCAGCCAACGCACCCTGATTGTCACCCACTCCAATCAGGCGCTTAACCAATTGTTCGAAAAGATAATGGCCTTGGATATCGATGAGCGGCATCTGCTGCGTCTTGGTCATGGAGAGGAGGCTCTGGAGACCGAGAAGGACTACAGTCGCTATGGGCGAGTCAACTATGTGCTGGCCAAGCGAGTGGATCTGCTTAGCCAGGTGCAGAAGCTGCAGGAGTCGCTCGGTGTCAGTGGTGACAATGCTTATACCTGTGAGACCGCTGGCTACTTTTACCTGTACAACGTGATGGCGCGATGGGAGAAGTTCCAGAGTCAGATGAGGGCGCACAGGGACGAGACGGACGTGGAGAAGCTGAGAGCCGTATTCGAGAAGGACTTTCCCTTTGCTAAGTTTTTCGCGGATGCTCCACAACCCTTGTTTAAAGGTGCGAACTACGAGGAGCTGATGGACGTAGCCTGTTCCAATTTCCGATACATCTCGGACATTTTCAACGAACTGGAGGAGTTCCGTGCCTTTGAACTGCTGCGCACGGGTCTTGATCGCTCCAAATATTTGCTCGTCAAAGAGGCAAAGATCATTGCCATGACTTGTACACATGCAGCGCTGAAACGTAAAGAGCTGGTCAATCTCGGCTTCCGATATGATAACATCCTTATGGAAGAGTCCGCACAGATCCTGGAGATCGAGACTTTTATTCCCCTGCTGCTACAGAATCCGCTGGATGGACTAAATCGTCTGAAACGTTGGATCATGATCGGGGATCATCATCAGCTGCCGCCCGTGATTAAGAACATGGCCTTCCAAAAGTACTCCAACATGGAGCAGAGCCTGTTCACCAGGCTGGTGCGCCTCGGAGTCCCTACAGTAGATCTGGATGGACAGGGTCGTGCTCGGGCCAGCATCTGCTCGCTGTACAAGTGGCGCTACAAGAAGCTGGAGGACCTGCAGCACATCTTCGAGCGGGATGAGTACAAAAAGGCCAACCCAGGATTTGCGCACGACTATCAGCTCATCAATGTGGAGGACTTCAAGGGAGTGGGCGAAAGCGAGCCCAATCCCTACTTCTATCAG AATCTTGCTGAGGCGGAGTATATTGTGGCCGTATACACCTACATGCGATTGCTGGGCTATCCAGCGGCCAAGATCTCTATATTGACCACTTACAACGGCCAGAAGCATCTCATCCGCGACGTGATTAACGCCCGCTGTGGCAACAATCCGCTCATCGGTTGGCCGCACAAGATCACCACCGTTGATAAGTACCAGGGCCAGCAGAACGACTACATTCTCATCTCTCTAGTGCGCACCAAGGTGGTGGGACATCTGCGGGATGTGCGGCGTCTGGTGGTGGCCATGAGTCGAGCGCGACTTGGTCTCTATGTGTTTGGCAGGGTTTCCCTGTTTAAGAACTGTCTGGAACTTCAACAGACCTTCAAACTA CTCACACAGCGACCTTTGAAGCTGAGTCTGGTGCCCGATGATAAATACCCCACGGAGCGTTTGGCCAGTGCTGATGTGGCCACTGAATCTATCAAAGTGGTAGAGAACATGTCCGAAATGGCGCAGTTTGTTTACGAGCGGTACATGGCCAAAATGGAGGAACTCAAGGGCACCCTGCCCACCGAAGAGGAGCTGCTAGCCATGCGCAGTCAGTTGCCTCAGGAAGACGACGATGTCGTTCCAGAGGAAGCTTCCGAGGAGCCACCAGAAAAACGAGCAGCTAAAGAAGTACCAGTGTCTAAGAAAAAGACAACAGAAGCCTTCAAGCCCACGCCCATTCTCAACGAGATAAGTGTGGACGAGGCGGAAATGGATCAAAGGGAAGAGACCGTAAAGGAAACTACCGAGGAGCCAGCCCAGGTACCCACTCCTGCTGAGGAGTCTTAG
- the LOC108025332 gene encoding putative inner dynein arm light chain, axonemal — protein MEELDITSVGQFQTLVRYNNPVLVVKHPDKKGGAPLTEIEMKRPQTAGALLDSKRETEEILNSILPPRCWEEDGQLWQQSVSSTPATRQDVINLQEMLDTRLQQTQARETGICPVRRELYSQCFDEIIRQVTINCSERGLLLLRIRDEIAMSMEAYETLYCSSVAFGMRKALQAHEEKEMLRDRVKTLELDKEALEEIIADMKLKQEQAERRNAELRASEEKKFTEEITFLKKTNAQLKAQLEGITAPKK, from the exons ATGGAGGAGCTAGATATTACCAGCGTGGGTCAGTTCCAGACCCTGGTGCGCTACAACAATCCGGTGCTGGTGGTGAAGCACCCGGACAAGAAGGGTGGTGCTCCGCTGACGGAGATTGAGATGAAGAGGCCCCAAACGGCGGGCGCTCTGCTAGATTCCAAAAGGGAAACCGAGGAGATACTGAATTCCATTTTGCCACCGCGCTGCTGGGAAGAGGATGGCCAGCTGTGGCAGCAGTCCGTGTCTAGTACTCCAGCTACACGCCAGGATGTAATAAACTTGCAGGAGATGCTGGACACCAGGCTCCAGCAGACCCAAGCCCGCGAAACGGGGATCTGTCCCGTGCGCCGCGAGCTCTACTCCCAGtgttttg ACGAGATCATTCGCCAGGTCACCATAAACTGCTCGGAGCGCGGCTTGCTGCTCCTGCGCATCCGCGATGAGATCGCCATGTCAATGGAGGCCTATGAGACACTATACTGCAGCTCCGTGGCCTTTGGCATGCGCAAAGCTTTGCAGGCACACGAGGAAAAGGAAATGCTCCGTGATCGCGTCAAAACCCTAGAACTGGACAAAGAAGCGCTGGAGGAGATTATCGCAGACATGAAGCTCAAGCAGGAGCAGGCGGAGCGGCGCAATGCCGAGCTGAGGGCCTCCGAGGAGAAGAAGTTCACCGAGGAGATCACGTTCTTGAAGAAAACCAACGCCCAGTTGAAGGCTCAGCTGGAGGGCATAACCGCACCCAAGAAGTAG
- the LOC108025307 gene encoding uncharacterized protein LOC108025307 — protein sequence MEGMFNELPYTKLKLLFINIFAILHSATYLNVYRLYADLRNVKIGVDSSGEEIWIREIFTFLISGLIVVRFCLCFVGLASNIVAIYPILTNSQAEMLMPTIILQAIDNVILNLYEIILGYGSLCYLYPESTAVFIFFVLKMGVKIACSISVLNIYSDHHTHLATLVSFKEDLNSLGPDSVDEIELANQNFDST from the exons ATGGAAGGAATGTTCAATGAGCTTCCCTATACCAAGCTAAAGCTGCTATTCATCAATATCTTTGCCATACTGCACAGTGCCACTTATTTGAATGTATATCGCTTGTATGCCGATTtgagaaatgttaaaataggCGTAGACAGCTCTGGGGAAGAGATTTGGATCAGAGAGATCTTTACATTCCTCATCAGTGGCCTTATAGTTGTACGCTTTTGCCTGTGTTTCGTTGGTTTGGCATCCAACATTGTGGCCAT ATACCCTATCCTAACCAACTCGCAGGCTGAGATGCTCATGCCCACCATCATATTGCAGGCCATAGACAATGTCATCCTGAATCTTTACGAGATTATTTTAGGCTACGGAAGTTTGTGCTATCTGTATCCGGAGAGTACGGCTGTATTTATCTTTTTCGTACTCAAGATGGGTGTCAAGATTGCCTGCAGCATTTCTGTACT TAATATCTACTCCGATCACCACACTCACTTGGCCACTCTGGTCTCTTTCAAAGAGGATTTAAATAGCTTGGGACCAGACAGTGTGGATGAAATTGAATTGGCCAACCAAAATTTTGATTCTACCTAG
- the LOC108025036 gene encoding cadherin-87A, with the protein MKLPLGLLLICVGLSLTKGETNLPPVFTQTLNNIILYENVTVGTVVFRLEAYDPEGSPVTYGAIGADHFSVDPVSGNITLIKPLDREEKDTLKFLVSIRDRVDPEGESERDNVVEVPITFIILDLNDNPPEFQNTPYEADVNEDAAVGTTIFDKILVKDRDIAGDSLDLKCLPQQQSPEACSKFRLHVTKREATILEAAVVLNDTLNYNQRMVYHFQIEATDGPHKTQTTFEARVKDVQDNPPVFQGSLSTVIDEDSPINTLVLTVHARDGDTGEPRKIVYDLKTNANDYFLLDAQSGELRTAKPLDREALEDSTGIISLVIRARELVNGVPSDDPLTSATAKATVTIRDVNDSPPVFNHKEYSVSLLENTPPGTPLALDMSVSDADVGINSKFALRLDDVSGVFDVEPKLVTGYSQVNIRVANGTLDYENPNQRKFIVLVVAEETDTNPKLSSTATITVSVLDANDNKPVFEQESYSASVSEAALPGQYIATITARDVDSGSYGDSGIRYSLSGTGAELFHVNERTGVISLANCHGEGEGNRRERRDLHDDENEAEETNAGGDGEGHLEMLSMEAAPREIGTEPTVQYTLITQAPEEPEKPEASSSSDPLSAPVAHAAPSGVPAATANDDKAPQTCLDYESVTTYFLSYKATDDNGRGQASVVSLRISVTDANDSPPVCESPLYRASVDEGAVVFDSPLIVKARDADTMSRISYRIRGSEQVEAIFGIDRETGQISIRPNATLDVTNLNSDQLIFAVEANDGLFSAHCGVNITVRDVNNHVPNFEQQSYSAVVEENSEIGTSVERVHATDLDTGKNAELRYRIQQGSFDDFGIDERSGEVFVSRKLDFDRRNTYLLQVQASDLGTPSLTGTATLTINVQNSNDKDPYFVPATQHAEVRADAPPGQLMYTLIALDPDVASHNALEFAGTDDITAIDKEGKELPHYDQFKEYFKIARDGKVSVNKQLDRNLFAVMRINVLVTDSTAPNVQQGRGLLIIQIIDVNKIPPRFNAPWSVEQPQIKLQMVEEQPVGTVLTTLQATDEDSSIGEYNISANDYFAINQTSGVIYTIARLDYEAVKEVKFQATVSDTGVPALTSTADVVVDIINLNDNDPKFSQSDYYFNVTENSPRGTVAGKVEAQDGDVGVFGEITYTLIGENNKYFSIDAYTGNVMVANSSILDREQIKELTLSVVAQDKAPAAVQKSATATIHINILDVNDNAPVFTRDVYNSTVAENAAYQPPAALLQVQAIDQDEGLYGDVRYIITAGNEMALFKLDAQSGIVYPAQSLSGKHGAYELTISARDTQGSGTMESTAKAIITVLRVNRHKPEFVIPALSNATIEIPGDIVQPDYLLLTVRAMDNDTEENGKISYHLQVNNRNEQQTGEFKIDEVTGELRARTQLNRKNRANYDIILVARDAGNPPFESLRLLSVSIVDANENRPEFPDASNPYKVSINENSGRDVKIGHIQAASRSKHNRDIFYYMLLGNEDGAFYVDKLTGDIYTNKSLDREETDVYTLYILASIKADLHISEEERAAFSIKTLNRDNTVAKVAITVLDVNDNPPVFEKSTYYAGVNANAKMGAAITLVNATDADQGKNAKIEFMIVASNLYKFGATKATGSIVPSPFAISQDGRISANTIMAEYNQDRFELEIVARELEQPQRSASTKVNIWVFDGTQLVRVILSRPPEEVYQEQEEIIAELRNATQHRIIVDEIRFHLDSIGRIRMDWCDLYFHAVDPQTQQIAPVDEILKDIDRNYDYLKDYYAGFAIENVVPAYIAIVQDEFDLAVAGLVALVIVLFVGVISFIVLCCCLKHWNLSVPVETRRKEALIKKQIIEDLNTTENPLWIEQKLKLYEEQELTMQVFSEPDHISNSEAPGHLEHRSSLEQVHHVGQSVDNTYATIQPRNNQNRLTGSGGAGGGSMRSGGGASAGGVGGAGLLLARVDPHMNEFADYATLRNNRAPSLFEFTGSTFQAPIRDGDDAVAELI; encoded by the exons ATGAAGCTTCCTTTGGGGCTTTTGTTGATCTGTGTGGGCCTGAGCCTGACCAAGG GGGAGACCAACCTACCACCTGTGTTCACCCAGACCCTGAATAATATTATCCTTTACGAGAATGTGACTGTGGGTACAGTAGTCTTCCGGCTGGAAGCCTACGATCCTGAGGGAAGTCCTGTGACCTATGGAGCCATTGGTGCAGATCACTTTAGTGTAGATCCGGTTTCCGGGAACATCACGCTGATAAAACCACTGGATCGCGAGGAGAAGGACACCTTGAAGTTCCTGGTTTCCATAAGGGATCGCGTGGATCCCGAGGGAGAATCAGAGCGAGATAATGTGGTCGAAGTGCCAATCACTTTTATCATTCTGGATCTGAACGACAATCCTCCAGAGTTTCAAAAT ACCCCTTATGAAGCCGATGTAAACGAGGATGCTGCGGTGGGAACTACTATCTTTGATAAGATTTTGGTTAAGGACAGAGATATTGCAGGAGATAGTCTGGATTTGAAATGCCTACCACAGCAGCAAAGTCCAGAAGCCTGCAGCAA ATTCCGTCTGCATGTGACCAAGAGAGAAGCCACCATTCTAGAGGCAGCTGTTGTGCTCAATGATACCCTGAATTACAACCAGCGGATGGTGTACCACTTCCAGATCGAAGCCACCGATGGTCCCCACAAGACCCAAACCACTTTTGAGGCCAGGGTGAAGGATGTGCAGGACAATCCGCCCGTCTTTCAAGGCTCTCTCTCCACGGTTATTGATGAGGACAGTCCCATTAACACCTTGGTGCTCACCGTCCATGCCAGAGATGGTGACACTGGAGAGCCCAGGAAGATTGTCTATGATTTGAAGACAA ATGCCAATGACTACTTCCTGCTGGACGCTCAGTCGGGAGAACTGCGCACCGCCAAGCCCTTGGATCGAGAAGCTCTGGAGGATTCCACGGGCATTATTTCGCTGGTGATCCGTGCAAGGGAGCTGGTGAACGGGGTCCCCAGCGATGATCCCCTGACAAGTGCCACGGCCAAGGCCACGGTTACCATAAGGGATGTTAATGACTCTCCACCAGTGTTTAATCACAAGGAGTACTCGGTGTCCCTCTTGGAGAACACACCCCCAGGCACACCACTCGCTTTGGACATGAGTGTCAGCGATGCTGATGTGGGCATCAATTCAAAGTTTGCCCTGCGCCTGGACGACGTATCCGGGGTGTTCGATGTGGAGCCCAAACTGGTCACCGGCTACTCTCAGGTCAACATACGCGTGGCGAACGGCACACTGGACTACGAAAATCCCAACCAGAGGAAATTCATCGTACTGGTGGTGGCCGAGGAGACGGACACCAATCCGAAGCTCTCCTCCACGGCAACGATTACGGTGAGCGTCCTGGATGCCAACGACAACAAGCCGGTTTTCGAGCAGGAGAGCTACTCGGCATCCGTGTCGGAGGCGGCGCTGCCGGGTCAGTACATAGCCACCATTACGGCCAGGGATGTGGATTCCGGAAGCTATGGCGACTCCGGCATTCGCTACAGCCTATCCGGAACCGGAGCCGAACTCTTTCATGTCAACGAGCGTACAGGTGTTATTAGCCTGGCCAACTGCCACGGCGAGGGGGAGGGCAACCGGCGCGAGCGACGTGATCTGCACGACGATGAGAACGAGGCGGAGGAGACTAATGCTGGTGGGGATGGCGAGGGCCATCTGGAAATGCTTTCCATGGAGGCGGCTCCCAGGGAGATTGGTACCGAGCCTACCGTCCAGTACACGTTAATCACCCAGGCGCCAGAGGAGCCCGAGAAGCCAGAGGCGTCGTCATCGTCCGATCCACTATCAGCTCCAGTTGCACACGCAGCTCCATCTGGAGTTCCCGCAGCGACTGCTAATGACGACAAGGCACCGCAGACGTGTCTGGACTACGAATCGGTGACCACGTACTTCTTGTCATACAAG GCCACCGATGACAATGGGCGTGGTCAAGCCTCTGTGGTTTCCCTGCGGATTTCTGTGACGGATGCCAATGATTCGCCGCCCGTTTGTGAGAGTCCTCTGTACAGGGCGAGTGTGGACGAGGGTGCCGTGGTCTTCGATTCCCCGCTGATTGTCAAGGCGCGGGATGCGGACACCATGTCTAGGATCAGCTACCGAATCCGTGGCTCAGAGCAGGTGGAGGCCATCTTTGGCATTGATCGCGAGACGGGTCAGATTAGCATCAGGCCGAATGCCACCCTGGATGTCACCAATCTGAACAGCGATCAGCTCATTTTCGCCGTGGAGGCCAACGATGGTCTCTTCTCGGCCCACTGTGGCGTGAATATCACCGTGCGGGATGTCAATAACCATGTGCCCAACTTCGAGCAGCAGAGCTACAGTGCGGTCGTGGAGGAGAACTCGGAGATTGGAACGAGCGTGGAGCGGGTGCATGCCACCGATTTGGATACGGGCAAGAATGCTGAGCTGCGTTACCGCATCCAGCAGGGCAGCTTCGATGACTTTGGCATCGACGAGCGCAGCGGCGAGGTGTTCGTGTCCCGGAAACTTGACTTTGATCGCCGCAACACCTATCTGCTGCAGGTCCAGGCCTCCGATCTGGGAACACCCAGTCTCACGGGAACCGCCACGCTGACCATAAATGTTCAGAACAGCAATGACAAGGATCCGTACTTTGTGCCAGCCACTCAGCATGCTGAGGTGCGCGCGGATGCTCCTCCTGGACAACTGATGTATACCTTAATCGCCCTCGATCCCGATGTGGCCAGTCATAATGCACTGGAGTTCGCTGGCACTGATGACATCACCGCCATTGATAAGGAGGGCAAGGAGCTGCCGCATTATGATCAGTTTAAGGAGTACTTCAAGATCGCCAGGGATGGAAAAGTTTCGGTCAACAAGCAACTAGATCGCAATCTGTTTGCCGTGATGAGGATTAATGTTTTGGTCACGGACAGCACGGCTCCGAATGTCCAACAG GGTCGAGGTTTGCTGATCATACAGATCATTGATGTCAACAAGATTCCACCG CGCTTTAATGCACCTTGGAGCGTGGAGCAGCCGCAAATCAAGCTGCAGATGGTGGAGGAGCAGCCTGTGGGCACCGTTCTGACCACTCTCCAGGCCACCGATGAGGATTCCAGCATTGGGGAATACAACATAAGTGCCAACGACTATTTTGCCATTAACCAGACCAGCGGAGTGATCTACACCATTGCTCGTCTGGATTACGAAGCAGTTAAGGAGGTCAAGTTCCAGGCCACCGTCAGTGATACGGGTGTGCCCGCCCTGACCTCCACCGCTGATGTGGTGGTGGATATTATCAACCTGAACGATAATGACCCGAAGTTCTCTCAAAGCGATTATTACTTCAATGTCACTGAGAATTCACCGCGGGGCACGGTGGCGGGAAAAGTGGAGGCCCAAGATGGAGATGTAGGAGTCTTTGGCGAGATAACCTACACACTGATTGGGGAGAACAACAAGTACTTTAGCATTGACGCTTATACGGGCAACGTTATGGTGGCCAACTCCTCCATTCTCGATCGGGAGCAGATCAAGGAGCTCACCCTGTCGGTGGTCGCCCAGGATAAGGCTCCTGCTGCAGTTCAAAAGTCAGCCACGGCTACG aTCCACATCAACATTCTGGATGTCAATGACAATGCTCCGGTTTTCACGCGAGATGTGTACAACTCCACGGTGGCGGAGAATGCCGCCTATCAGCCGCCTGCCGCCCTGCTGCAAGTGCAAGCCATCGACCAGGATGAGGGTCTCTATGGGGATGTACGCTATATCATCACGGCTGGCAACGAAATGGCCCTCTTCAAGCTGGATGCTCAGTCGGGCATTGTGTATCCCGCCCAGAGTTTATCTGGGAAACACGGAGCCTACGAGCTGACCATTTCGGCACGCGATACCCAGGGATCGGGCACCATGGAGAGCACAGCTAAAGCGATTATCACAGTGCTCAGGGTCAATCGCCACAAGCCGGAGTTTGTCATACCCGCGTTGTCCAACGCCACCATTGAGATACCCGGTGATATTGTCCAGCCGGATTACCTACTGCTCACCGTTAGGGCGATGGATAATGATACGGAGGAGAACGGCAAGATCAGTTACCACCTGCAGGTGAACAACAGGAATGAGCAGCAAACTGGAGAGTTCAAGATTGACGAGGTAACAGGGGAGTTAAGAGCCAGGACGCAACTGAATCGCAAGAATCGAGCCAA CTACGACATTATCCTGGTGGCCCGGGATGCGGGTAATCCTCCATTTGAATCCCTTCGCCTTCTCAGCGTTAGCATTGTGGATGCCAACGAGAATCGACCAGAGTTCCCCGATGCCTCCAATCCTTACAAGGTATCCATCAACGAGAACAGCGGTCGGGATGTGAAAATCGGACACATTCAAGCCGCCTCCAGGAGCAAGCACAACCGTGACATCTTCTATTACATGTTGCTGGGCAATGAGGATGGGGCCTTCTATGTGGACAAACTGACGGGTGATATCTACACCAACAAGAGTCTGGATCGCGAGGAAACGGATGTGTACACTTTGTACATCCTGGCCAGCATCAAAGCGGACCTGCATATCTCCGAAGAGGAACGAGCAGCGTTCTCCATCAAGACCCTGAATCGGGATAATACAGTCGCAAAGGTGGCCATCACCGTGCTGGATGTGAACGATAATCCCCCCGTGTTTGAGAAATCCACCTACTATGCCGGAGTAAATGCCAATGCCAAGATGGGTGCAGCCATAACCCTAGTTAATGCTACCGATGCGGATCAAGGAAAGAATGCCAAGATCGAGTTTATGATTGTGGCGTCAAATCTTTACAAGTTTGGGGCAACCAAGGCGACAGGTTCGATTGTTCCCAGTCCGTTTGCCATTTCGCAGGATGGTCGCATCTCGGCAAACACCATTATGGCGGAGTACAATCAGGATCGTTTCGAACTGGAGATTGTGGCCAGGGAACTGGAGCAGCCCCAACGTTCCGCCAGCACCAAAGTTAAC ATCTGGGTCTTTGATGGCACCCAGCTGGTGCGTGTAATCCTGTCTCGTCCGCCGGAAGAGGTCtaccaggagcaggaggagatCATTGCCGAACTGCGCAATGCTACCCAGCATCGCATCATCGTGGACGAGATACGCTTCCATTTGGACTCCATTGGCCGCATTCGCATGGACTGGTGTGACCTGTACTTCCATGCCGTCGATCCTCAGACCCAGCAGATTGCTCCTGTCGATGAAATTCTCAAGGATATCGATCGGAACTATGATTATCTGAAg gacTACTATGCTGGCTTTGCCATAGAAAACGTTGTGCCCGCCTACATAGCTATAGTGCAAGATGAGTTTGACCTGGCAGTGGCTGGACTGGTGGCCCTGGTCATTGTCCTTTTCGTAGGCGTCATTAGTTTCATTGTCTTGTGCTGCTGCCTGAAGCACTGGAATCTATCTGTGCCTGTAGAGACGCGTCGTAAGGAAGCACTGATCAAGAAACAGATCATCGAGGATCTGAATACTACCGAAAATCCGCTATGGATAGAACA AAAACTGAAACTCTATGAGGAACAGGAACTGACCATGCAGGTCTTCTCGGAGCCCGATCACATCTCCAACTCTGAGGCGCCGGGTCACCTGGAGCATCGCAGCTCACTTGAGCAGGTCCACCATGTGGGCCAGTCGGTGGACAACACGTACGCCACCATTCAGCCGCGTAACAATCAAAACAGGCTCACTGGCAGCGGTGGTGCCGGCGGTGGTTCGATGCGCAGTGGTGGTGGCGCCAGCGCTGGAGGAGTGGGTGGTGCTGGCCTGCTGCTGGCCCGCGTCGATCCGCACATGAATGAGTTTGCGGACTATGCCACGTTGCGGAACAATCGGGCGCCATCG CTGTTCGAGTTCACAGGATCCACTTTCCAGGCACCCATACGGGATGGCGACGATGCTGTGGCCGAGCTGATCTAA